The genomic interval ACATGGGGATCGCCTTCGATGGCGACGGCGATCGTCTGCTCCTGGTGGACGGCGAGGGCGAGCTCTGGGACGGCGACAGCATCCTCTGGCTGCTGGCAGGCGCCATGCGCGAGGCCGGCACCCTGAACGGGGTGGTGGGCACGCTGATGAGTAACCTTGCCTTGGAGCAGGCTTTCGCGGATTGGGGAGTGCCCTTCGTCCGGGCGGCGGTGGGCGACCGCTACGTGCTCGAGCAGATGCGCGCCCGCGGCTACCCCCTGGGAGGCGAATCGTCCGGGCATATCATCACCCCCGCCAATACCACCGGCGACGGTATTCTCGCCGCCTTGCAGGTGCTCGCCATCGTGCAGCAGCGGCGCCAGCCGCTGCACGCCCTGCGCGGCGACTTTCGTCTCGCGCCCCAGATCCTGCGCAGTCTGCCCATAACCGACGCGCGCGCTTTCGTGCAGCGTGCCGATGTGCAGGAGGCCATCCGCCGCACCGCCGCCGAGCTTGGCGGGCGCGGCCGGCTCCTGGTGCGCCCGTCGGGGACCGAGCCCCTGCTGCGGATCATGGTGGAGGCCTCGGATCACGCGACGGCCGAGGCTGCGGCAACCGGCCTTGGTGAGCGTCTTACCCTGCTCTACCACGAACAAACCAGGGCTTGCGCCTCAAATTGACCGCCCTGGGCAGAGTCTTTACACTCGTCGCCTTGTTTAGGAAACAGCGATAAGAGGAAACCGACGCGTGCGCCCCATCATGGTAGCGGGAAATTGGAAGATGCATGGCCTCAGTGCCGATGCCCAGCATCTGACCCAGTCCATATTGGACGCGGGTCTCGAGCCCACCGTGCCGGAGGTCGTCCTCTTTCCCCCTTTCACGCTCCTGCACACCGTAAGCCAGGTGGCCAAGGGTACCGCCCTGCGCTGGGGAGGACAGAACCTGTTCTGGGAAAACCAGGGCGCCTACACCGGTGAGATCTCCGGTTCCATGCTGCGCGACATGGGCTGCCGCTACGTCCTCGTGGGGCACTCGGAACGGCGCCAGCTCTTTGGCGAAACGGATGCCGTCGTCCTGCGCAAGGCGCAGGCAGCCCTGCACACCGGCCTGATACCGGTCATCTGTGTCGGCGAGACCGGAGACGAACGCCAAGAGGGAAAGACCAATGCCGTGTTGCGGCGTCAGATCGAGGCCTTGACGCCGGTGCTGGAACACCAGGGCGGGGGACATCAACCGCACCTGGTGCTGGCCTACGAACCGGTGTGGGCCATCGGTACCGGCCTGACCGCAACGCCCGAGCAGGCCGAAGAGGCACACGCTTTCATCCGCTCCCTGGTGGCAGAACACACTCCGGCACTGGCCAAAAAGCTGCTCATTCTCTACGGCGGCAGCGTCAAGGCGAACAACGCCGCAGCACTCTTCGCCGCCGAGGATATCGACGGTGGTCTCGTGGGTGGCGCCTCCCTGCAGGCCGGCGAGTTCATCCAGATCTGTCGAGCCGCGCACAGCGTCGGTCGAGGAGTCTAAGGCGACATGTACGATTTTCTCTTGATTCTGCAGGTCATCATCTGCGTGGTATTGGTGGGTCTCGTACTGATCCAGAAAGGTCAGGGCGCGGACATCGGCGCCGTGTTTGGCGGCGGTGGTTCCCAGACCGTATTTGGTGCGCGCGGTGCCGGTAATTTCCTTAGCCACACTACGGCGGTGGTAGGAGCGCTGTTCTTTCTCAACAGCTTGGGACTGGCTTACCTTTCCGACCACGCGAGCCGCTCCGTGAGCTCCGGCATCGCCCTTCCGGCGGCGTCGGCGCCGGCTGCCGCGGCTCCCGCAGCGGCGGCTACAGGCTCCAGCACTCAGGCCGGCGCCAGCGCCCAGGCTCCAGCCTCGGCAACGACGTCCGCGTCCCAAGCCCCGTCCAAAGAGGTCACCCACAAGCCTTGACCTTGGTCTTGGAGCATGAGACATTTGTGTCATAGCCGAAGTGGTGAAATCTGGTAGACACACCGTCTTGAGGGGGCGGCGGCGCAAGCCATGCCGGTTCGAGTCCGGCCTTCGGCACCAAACACAGCCCGCGTGGCTGTTTTTTTGTCTCTGGGCTTTTCCACGGCATTGATTATACAGATAAAAATTATTTTATGACTTCCTGGTGAAGTCCGGAATTCGGCGGAGGGGTGTAGCGGATGTTGGATCACTATCTACCCGTACTCATTTTCTTGCTGGTTGCCCTGGTGGTGGGTATCGTGCCGCTGTGGCTGGGATCCAACCTCGGCCCCAAACGGCCGGACAGCGAAAAACTCTCCCCCTACGAATGCGGTTTCGAGGCCTTCGAGGATGCGCGCGTCAAATTCGACGTGCGGTATTACCTGGTCGCCATCCTTTTCATTCTGTTCGATCTGGAAATTGCCTTTCTTTTTCCCTGGGCCGTGGTCTTTGACGCCATCGGTGTGACGGGTTTCCTTGCCATGATGATTTTTCTGGCCATTCTCGTGGTCGGTTTCATCTACGAGTGGAAGAAGGGAGCGCTGGAATGGGAATAGAGGGAGTCCTCGAGAAGGGGTTTGTCACCACCAGCATCGACACGGTAGTCAACTGGAGTCGTACCGGATCCCTGTGGCCCATGACCTTTGGGCTCGCCTGTTGCGCGGTGGAAATGATGCACGCCGGCGCCGCCCGCTACGATCTGGACCGCTTCGGCATCATCTTTCGTCCGAGCCCAAGACAGTCGGACGTCATGATCGTCGCCGGTACCCTGGTCAACAAGATGGCTCCCGCCCTGCGTAAGGTCTACGATCAGATGCCCGAGCCACGCTGGGTGGTGTCCATGGGCTCCTGCGCCAACGGTGGCGGCTATTACCACTATTCCTACAGCGTGGTGCGCGGTTGCGACCGCATCGTGCCGGTGGACGTCTATGTCCCGGGCTGCCCGCCAACGGCAGAGGCTCTGCTCTTTGGACTCATCCAGCTGCAGAAGAAAATCCGCCGCACCAACACCATAGCCAGGTAAACGATGAGCGAGAGCATGAACGATACCAGCCAGATCCTTCTGGCGGAGTTGGGTCAGCTGGTGCGCCACTGTCGGGTGGATCGCGCTGAGCTCACGCTGGAGCTGGAGCGGGACGGCCTGCTGGAGAGCCTGCGCTTCCTGCGCGACGACCCCCGCTGTGACTTTCAGCAACTCATCGACCTCTGTGGCGTGGACTACGCCGAGTACGGCGACGGAAGCTGGAGCGGGCCGCGCTTTGCCGTGGTCTACCACCTGCTTTCCCTGAACCACCACCAGCGCCTGCGGGTGCGCGTGTATCTGGATGAGGAGCTGCCGATAGTCCCCTCGGCGGTGGAGATCTGGCCAGCGGCCAATTGGTTCGAGCGGGAAGCCTTTGATCTGTTCGGGTTCCTGTTCGAAGGACACCCCGACCTGCGGCGCATACTGACGGACTACGGTTTCGTGGGTCACCCGTTCCGCAAGGATTTTCCCCTCGTGGGGACGGTGGAGATGCGCTACGACGCGGACCAGCGTCGCGTCGTCTACGAGCCCACCCGCACAGAAGAACGGGTCGTGGTACCGCGGATAGTGCGGATCGGTGAGGAGGGCCGTTACGATGCCGGAAATCAATAACTTCACCATGAACTTCGGGCCGCAACATCCGTCGGCCCACGGTGTCCTGCGCCTCGTCCTGGAGCTGGATGGGGAGGTCATCGAGCGGGCCGACCCACACATCGGCCTGCTCCACCGCGCCACCGAGAAATTGGCCGAACACAAGACCTACCTGCAGAATCTCCCCTACATGGACCGTCTCGACTACGTGTCCATGATGTGCAACGAGCATGCCTACTGTCGCGCGGTCGAAAAGCTGCTGGGGGTGGAAATACCCATCCGCGCCCAATACATCCGTACCCTCTTCGATGAGATCACCCGCATCCTCAACCACCTCCTGTGGCTGGGTGCCTACGCCCTGGACGTCGGTGCCATGAGCGTCTTTCTGTACTGCTTCCGCGAGCGGGAGGACCTCATGGACGTCTACGAGGCGGTCTCCGGAGCACGCATGCACGCTGCCTACTACCGTCCGGGCGGCGTCTACCGCGACCTGCCCGAGCGCATGCCCCAGTACGAGCCCTCGCCCTACCGCGATGCCCGGCGTCTGGCGGAACTCAATGCCAACCGGCAGGGCAGCGTCCTGGATTTCATCGAGGATTTCACCCGCCGCTTTCCGGGCTACGTGGACGAGTACGAGACCCTGCTCACGGACAACCGCATCTGGAAACAGCGCACCGTCGGCATCGGTGTGGTCAGCCCCGAGCGCGCCATTGCCCTGGGCTTTACCGGTCCCATGCTGCGCGCCAGCGGTGTCGCCTGGGATCTGCGGCGCAGCGAGCCCTACGCCGCCTACGCCGACCTCGACTTCGACATTCCCGTGGGCAAGGAGGGAGACTGCTACGACCGCTACCTCGTGCGCGTTGCCGAGATGCGCCAGAGCAATCGCATCATCGCCCAGTGTGTGGATTGGCTGCGCCGTAACCCGGGGCCCGTCATAGTCGACGACTACAAGATTGCCCCGCCACCGCGGGAGACCATGAAGACCAGCATGGAAGCCCTGATCCACCACTTCAAGCTCTTCACCGAGGGTATGGCGGTACCGCCCGGCGAGGTCTACGCCGCCGTCGAAGCGCCCAAGGGGGAATTTGGCATCTATCTGGTCTCCGACGGTGCCAACAAGCCCTACCGCATGAAGATCCGGGCACCGGGATTCGCGCACCTGGCTGCCATGGACGAGATGGCCCGCGGCCACATGATCGCCGACGTCGTGGCCATTCTCGCGACCATGGACATCGTTTTTGGCGAAATCGACAGGTAAAGCCATGCTTACGGAAAACGCCCTTGCCGCCATCGCCGCCGAGCGGCGCAAGTATCCTGTCGATCAGGCCCGCTCTGCCCTGCTCGCGGCCCTGCGCATTGCCCAGGAAGAGCACGGCTGGCTGCCCACGGAGCTCATCGAGGAGGTGGCCGAGGTGCTGGGGATACCGAGTATTCAGGCCTTCGAGGTCGCCACCTTTTACACCATGTACGACCTCAAACCCGTGGGCAAGCACAAGCTCTGTGTGTGCGGCAGCGTTTCCTGCTTTCTCAATGGCTCCGACGATATTCTGGCGCACCTGCAGAAGCGTCTGGGTATCGGCATCGGCGAGACCACGGCGGACGGGCTCTTCACCCTGCAGGAAGTGGAGTGTCTGGGCGCCTGCAAGGACGCCCCGGTCCTGCATCTGGGCGACCGCTACGTTGAGCATCTGACCCCGGAGGGTGTGGACGCCCTCATCGAGCAACTGCGCGGAGGATCGAGCGATGTACGTTAACGGCGTTACCCTCAAGAATCGCGGGATCCCGGATTCCCATCGCCTGTCGGTCTATGAGTCGACGGGCGGCTACCAAGCCCTGCGCAAGATCTTTGCCGAAGGCATCACGCCTGAGCAGGTGATTGCCGAGATGAAGACCTCTGCCCTGCGCGGGCGTGGTGGCGCGGGTTTTCCCACGGGCCTCAAATGGAGTTTCATGCCCAAGGGGGTGTCGGGCACCAAGTATCTGCTCTGCAACGCCGACGAGGGGGAACCCGGCACCTGCAAGGATCGCGATATCATGCGCTACGAGCCGCATCGGCTCATCGAGGGCATGATCATCGGCGCCTATGCCATGGGCGCGCGTGCCGGTTATATCTTCATCCGCGGTGAGTTCATCGAACCCATCCGTCGGGTCGAGGCGGCCCTGGAGGAGGCCTACGCCGCGGGCTTCTTGGGAGAACGTATCCTCGGACAGGAGTTCTCCTTCGACCTGTACGTCCACCGCGGTGCCGGCGCCTACATCTGTGGAGAGGAAACGGCGCTGATGGAGGCTCTGGAAGGCAAGAAAGGCCAGCCACGCTTCAAGCCGCCCTTCCCGGCCAGCTATGGTCTGTACGGTCGCCCCACCACCATCAACAACGTCGAGACCTTTGCCTCGGTGCCCGACATCATCGTCCGCGGCGGCCAGTGGTTTCTCGATCTCGGCAAGGCCAACAACGGCGGTACCAAGATATTTTCGGTGACCGGTCAGGTGCAGCGCCCAGGCAATTATGAAGTGCCCATGGGCACCCCTTTTCCGGAACTGCTGGACATGGCCGGCGGCCTCCATCCGGGTCGGAGCCTCAAGGCGGTGATCCCCGGTGGGACCAGCACCGCCATGCTCGCCGGTGCCACCATGATGGAATGCACCATGGACTACGACTCCATCGCCAAGGCTGGCTCGGCCCTGGGGGCCGGCTCGGTCATCGTCATCGACGACAGCGTCTGTATCGTTCGCGTAGTGGAGCGTATCGCCCGCTTCTACATGCACGAGTCCTGCGGTCAGTGCACCCCCTGTCGCGAGGGTATGGGCTGGCTGTGGCGGGTCATGCACCGCATCGAAAATGGTCAGGGCCGCGCCCAGGACATCGACCTCCTTCTCAATGTCGGCGCGCGTATCGAGGGCCGTACCATCTGCGCCCTGGCCGATGGGGGGGTGGCGCCGGTGGTCAGCTCCATCAAACTCTTCCGCGATGAGTACGAGCACCACATCCGCCATGGCCAGTGTCTGGTGGGACAGCGGAGGGCCGCCTGATGCCACACATCGAGATCGATGGCCGGGAACTGGACGTCGCCGCCGGTACCACCATCCTCGAGGCGGCGCGACAGCTGGGTATCTACATCCCGGTCTTCTGCTACCACCCCAAGTTGTCCATCGCCGCCAATTGCCGCATGTGTCTGGTGGACGTGGAGAAGCAGTGGAAACCTCTGCCCGCCTGCGCTACCCCCTGCGCCGACGGCATGAAGATCCAGACCCGCTCGGCCAAGGCGAAGGCGGCGCAGCAGGGGGTCCTGGAGTTCCTGCTCATCAATCATCCCCTGGATTGTCCGGTCTGTGACCAAGGGGGCGAGTGTCCACTGCAGGACATCACCATGGGCTACGCCAATCCCCACAGCTTCTATCAGGAGGAGAAGCGGGTCGTAGCGGACAAGGACATCGGCCCACTCATCGCCACGGAGATGACCCGCTGCATCCAGTGCACCCGCTGCGTGCGCTTCGGTCAGGAGATCGGCGGCATCATGGAACTGGGGGTGGTCGGCCGCGGCGAAAAGGAAGCCATCAGCACCTACGTGGCCAAGGCCGTGTCGTCGGAGCTGTCGGGCAACATGATCGACCTCTGTCCCGTCGGCGCCCTGACCAGCAAACCCTTTCGGTACAAGGCGCGCTCCTGGGAACTGAAGCACACCCCAAGCCTCTGTCCGCACTGCTCCACGGGCTGCAACACCGACGTGCAAAGCCTGGGCAAGGACGTGCTGCGGGTGTTGCCACGCGCCAACGAGAGCGTCAACGAGGAATGGATCTGCGACAAGGGCCGCTTCGCCTACGCCGGGCTTGCGGCCAGCGACCGTGGCCAGACTCCCCTGCTGCGCGTCAACGGTAGCCTGCAACCGGCCAGCTGGGCAGAAGCCCTCGAGGTGGCTGCGGCGGGTCTGGAGCACCTCATCCAGAAACACGGTCCGCAGGCCATCGCCGCACTCATATCCCCCAATAGCAGCAACGAAGAGCTTTTTCTTTTTCAGGCGCTCTTTCGCGCGCTGGGCGTGGCGCACATCGAGCATCGGCTGCGGCAGACGGATTTCCGCGCCGACGCCGCCATGCCCCTCTACCCCGCCCTCAACATGAGTCTCGAGGACCTGGAACGGGAGCGCACCGTTCTCCTCTGCCATGCCTTCCCGCGGGAGCAGCAACCCCTGACCAACCACCGCCTGCGCAAGGCAGCCCTGGCGGGTGCCGAGATCTACGCCATCAACACCGTACTGCGGGAATTCAACTTTCCGGTGCAGGGAATCTTCTCGGAGACCGGAAACGATCTCGGCCTCTACCAGCGCCTCGAGGAGCTATTGCGCGGTGCCACGGCGCAATCCCACGAGGGAGCGCTGGCGCGCTTGGCCACGGCCCTGCGCACGGCGGAGGACCCGCTGTTGCTCATCGGTAACGACGCCCTGCAGCATCCCCGGGCCGCCGAACTGCTGCTGGCCATCCAGCGCGTTGCCGCGCTTGCCGGGGCCCGGACCGGCTGGCTTGCCAACGCCGCCAATGCCGCCGGTGCCTGGCTTTTGGGCTGCGTTCCCCAGCGCCGGCCCGGGGGCGCGAGCGTGGCGGGGGATCGCAGCCCCACCTGGTCCAACGCCCACAAGGGCTTTGTGCTCTACGGTGTGGAGCCGACGTACGATAGCCTGGATGCAGAGGCAGCGCGGCACGCCTTGGGGCAGGCAGAATTCGTGCTGGCCCTTGGCCATTTCACCGGCCACCTGCCGGATTCGGTCCAGGTCTTCCTGCCCCTGGCCAGCTGGGCTGAGAGTGCCGGCAGCTTCATCAACAACGAGGGGCGTCTGCAACACTATCGGGCCGCGGTGGCACCCGTGGGCGAGGCCCGTCCGGGCTGGAAGGTGCTGCGTGTGCTGGCCGATCATCTGGGCATCGCCGGCCTCGCCTTCAACGATCTCGAGGAGGTTCAGGCCGCCTGGCACGGCACTCTGGGGGATTTCCCCTTGGATGTGCCCGCCTTTGGCACCTTCCCAGAGCTGGCAATGGCCGCCGCCGAGCCGCTGCCCGAGGGCGATCTACGCCTACTCGGGGACTGGACCATCTACACGGCCGATCCTCTGGTCCGCCGCGCGAACCCCCTGCGCCGGCGCGCAGCCTGCCGCATGCACCCCGACGACATCGAGGCGCGGGGCTTGGGCAGCGTGGTGGAATTGCAAAGGGCGGGAGGTGCCCTGGTTGCCCTGCCACTGCTGGCGGACGCGGGGATTCCCCGGGGCTCCGTGTGGTTGCCGCTGGGAACGGCCGAGAGCGTTGCCCTGGGTGGCGTGGCAGGATCCTGTGCAGTGGGCCGCGCGGCGCGGCGACAAGCGGTCTGAAGGAGCATTCATGGTCTTTGCGGAGCTCACCTCGACCCCCTGGTGGCCAGCCCTCTGGTCCTTGCTGAAGATCGTCGCGGTTCTCGTCCCCCTGCTGGCTGCCGTCGCCTATCTCACCCTGGCCGAGCGCAAGGTCATCGGTTACATGCAGATCCGTCTTGGCCCCAACCGGGTGGGCTTTCGCGGCCTGCTGCAACCCATTGCCGATGCCCTGAAGCTGCTCTTCAAGGAAGTGGTCATCCCCACCAATGCCAACCGCTTCCTTTTTCTGACGGCGCCGGTGCTGGCCTTCGTACCGGCCATGCTGGTCTGGGCTGCGGTACCTTTCGGTCCCGATGTGGCCATCGCCAACATGAATGCGGGCCTGCTCTACGTGCTCGCCGTCGCCGGGCTGGGTGTCTACGGGATCATCGTTGCCGGCTGGGCCTCCAACTCCAAGTACGCCTTTTTGGGAGCCATGCGCGCCGCGGCCCAGCTCGTCGCCTATGAAATCGCCATGGGCTTTGCCTTGGTGGGCGTGTTGATGGTGGCGCAGAGCCTGAACCTCAGCAAGATCGTCGCGGCGCAGGCGGGCGGCGGCTTCTGGTCCTGGTACTGGTTGCCCCTCTTTCCCTTCTTCCTGGTGTACTTCATCTCGGGAGTCGCCGAGACCAACCGGGCGCCCTTCGATGTCGCCGAGGGCGAATCGGAGATCGTCGCCGGTTTTCACGTGGAATATTCGGGCATGGGCTTTGCGCTCTTTTTCCTGGCGGAATACGCCAACATGATCTTCGTCTCCCTGCTCACTTCGGTGCTTTTCCTGGGCGGTTGGTACCCGCCCTTGGCCATTGCGCCCTTCACCTGGGTTCCGGGTATCGTCTGGCTGCTGTTGAAGACGGCTTTCCTGCTGTACGTCTTTCTCTGGATTCGCGCCACTTTTCCACGGTATCGTTACGATCAGATCATGCGGCTGGGGTGGAAGGTATTCATCCCGGTGACCATCGCCTGGATCGTGGTCATCGGCATCGCCCTGGAGACGCCCTTACGCAGCCTCTTGCGCTAGAGAGAAGCCACCATGCAGATACGTCCAAAACAGTGGTTCCACAGCTTTTTCCTGACCGAGCTCCTGCGTGGCATGCAGCTGACGGGACGCTATTTCTTTGGCCGGAAGTTCACGGTGCAGTACCCGGAAGAGCGCACTCCCCAGTCGCCCCGCTTCCGCGGACTGCACGCCCTGCGGCGCTACGAGAATGGCGAGGAACGCTGCATCTCCTGCAAGCTCTGCGAGGCCGTCTGCCCGGCACTGGCCATTACCATCCGTGGCGAGGAGCGGGCCGACGGTACCCGGCGCACCACGGCCTACGATATCGATCTCAGCAAATGCATCTTCTGCGGGCTCTGCGAGGAATCCTGTCCCGTGGATTCCATCGTCGAGAGCCGGGTCTTCGATTACCATGCCGAGACGCGGGCGGAGCTCCTGTACAACAAGGAGCGGCTGCTCGCCAACGGCGACCGCCTGGAACGGCAGCTGGCCGCGGATCGGGCGGCCGACCGCCCCTACCGCTGAGGGAGTGGGCGGATGCTGGTGACGACCCTGCTTTTTTACGTATTTTCGGCCATTCTCCTGCTGTCGGCGTTGCTCGTCATCACCGCCCGCAATCCGGTCTACGCGAGCCTCTATCTGGTGTTGGCCTTCTTCAATGCCGCGGCCTTGTTCCTGCTGTTGGGTGCGGAGTTTCTGGGCCTCATCCTGATCCTCGTCTACGTGGGCGCGGTGATGGTGCTGTTTTTGTTCGTGGTGATGATGCTGGATATCAATCTGGCTCGCCTGCAGGAGGGCTTTCTGCACTATCTGCCCCTGGGGCTGGCGGTGGCGATCCTGGGGGTTCTGGAACTCGCCGCCGTCTTTTGGACGGCGCCTCTGGGGCACGTGCCTGCCCCCGCCGCCCTGCCGGCCAATGCCGACAACACCCGGGCCTTGGGCGGACTGCTCTACACACAGTATCTGTATCCCTTTGAAATTGCGGCGGTCATTCTCCTCATTGCCATCATCGCCGCCATCGCCCTGACCCTGCGGCGTCGGCCCCAGAGCAAGACTCAGGATATCGGCCGGCAGCTAGCAGTGAAGGTCAGTGAGCGCCTCAGGCTCGTGGATCTGCGGAGGCCGCGTCCATGAGCGGCCAGCCTACCCTCGCGGCCTGGCTCATCCTGGGCGCTCTACTCTTTTCCATTGGCGTCGTCGGCATCTTTCTCAATCGCAAGAACGTCATCATCCTGCTCATGGCCATCGAGATCCTGCTCCTGGCCGTGAACATCAACTTTGTGGCCTTTTCCCGCTATCTCGGTAATCTGGAAGGACAGATCTTCGTGTTCTTCATACTGACGGTGGCCGCGGCCGAAGCGGCCATCGGGCTCGCCATCCTGGTGGTGTACTTCCGCAAGCGTCACAGCATCAACGTGGACGACATCGACGAATTACGGGG from Acidithiobacillus caldus ATCC 51756 carries:
- a CDS encoding NADH-quinone oxidoreductase subunit C translates to MSESMNDTSQILLAELGQLVRHCRVDRAELTLELERDGLLESLRFLRDDPRCDFQQLIDLCGVDYAEYGDGSWSGPRFAVVYHLLSLNHHQRLRVRVYLDEELPIVPSAVEIWPAANWFEREAFDLFGFLFEGHPDLRRILTDYGFVGHPFRKDFPLVGTVEMRYDADQRRVVYEPTRTEERVVVPRIVRIGEEGRYDAGNQ
- a CDS encoding NuoB/complex I 20 kDa subunit family protein, giving the protein MGIEGVLEKGFVTTSIDTVVNWSRTGSLWPMTFGLACCAVEMMHAGAARYDLDRFGIIFRPSPRQSDVMIVAGTLVNKMAPALRKVYDQMPEPRWVVSMGSCANGGGYYHYSYSVVRGCDRIVPVDVYVPGCPPTAEALLFGLIQLQKKIRRTNTIAR
- the nuoF gene encoding NADH-quinone oxidoreductase subunit NuoF is translated as MYVNGVTLKNRGIPDSHRLSVYESTGGYQALRKIFAEGITPEQVIAEMKTSALRGRGGAGFPTGLKWSFMPKGVSGTKYLLCNADEGEPGTCKDRDIMRYEPHRLIEGMIIGAYAMGARAGYIFIRGEFIEPIRRVEAALEEAYAAGFLGERILGQEFSFDLYVHRGAGAYICGEETALMEALEGKKGQPRFKPPFPASYGLYGRPTTINNVETFASVPDIIVRGGQWFLDLGKANNGGTKIFSVTGQVQRPGNYEVPMGTPFPELLDMAGGLHPGRSLKAVIPGGTSTAMLAGATMMECTMDYDSIAKAGSALGAGSVIVIDDSVCIVRVVERIARFYMHESCGQCTPCREGMGWLWRVMHRIENGQGRAQDIDLLLNVGARIEGRTICALADGGVAPVVSSIKLFRDEYEHHIRHGQCLVGQRRAA
- the secG gene encoding preprotein translocase subunit SecG, which codes for MYDFLLILQVIICVVLVGLVLIQKGQGADIGAVFGGGGSQTVFGARGAGNFLSHTTAVVGALFFLNSLGLAYLSDHASRSVSSGIALPAASAPAAAAPAAAATGSSTQAGASAQAPASATTSASQAPSKEVTHKP
- a CDS encoding NADH-quinone oxidoreductase subunit J, with amino-acid sequence MLVTTLLFYVFSAILLLSALLVITARNPVYASLYLVLAFFNAAALFLLLGAEFLGLILILVYVGAVMVLFLFVVMMLDINLARLQEGFLHYLPLGLAVAILGVLELAAVFWTAPLGHVPAPAALPANADNTRALGGLLYTQYLYPFEIAAVILLIAIIAAIALTLRRRPQSKTQDIGRQLAVKVSERLRLVDLRRPRP
- the nuoH gene encoding NADH-quinone oxidoreductase subunit NuoH; translated protein: MVFAELTSTPWWPALWSLLKIVAVLVPLLAAVAYLTLAERKVIGYMQIRLGPNRVGFRGLLQPIADALKLLFKEVVIPTNANRFLFLTAPVLAFVPAMLVWAAVPFGPDVAIANMNAGLLYVLAVAGLGVYGIIVAGWASNSKYAFLGAMRAAAQLVAYEIAMGFALVGVLMVAQSLNLSKIVAAQAGGGFWSWYWLPLFPFFLVYFISGVAETNRAPFDVAEGESEIVAGFHVEYSGMGFALFFLAEYANMIFVSLLTSVLFLGGWYPPLAIAPFTWVPGIVWLLLKTAFLLYVFLWIRATFPRYRYDQIMRLGWKVFIPVTIAWIVVIGIALETPLRSLLR
- the nuoE gene encoding NADH-quinone oxidoreductase subunit NuoE; the encoded protein is MLTENALAAIAAERRKYPVDQARSALLAALRIAQEEHGWLPTELIEEVAEVLGIPSIQAFEVATFYTMYDLKPVGKHKLCVCGSVSCFLNGSDDILAHLQKRLGIGIGETTADGLFTLQEVECLGACKDAPVLHLGDRYVEHLTPEGVDALIEQLRGGSSDVR
- a CDS encoding NADH-quinone oxidoreductase subunit A; translated protein: MLDHYLPVLIFLLVALVVGIVPLWLGSNLGPKRPDSEKLSPYECGFEAFEDARVKFDVRYYLVAILFILFDLEIAFLFPWAVVFDAIGVTGFLAMMIFLAILVVGFIYEWKKGALEWE
- a CDS encoding NADH-quinone oxidoreductase subunit D: MPEINNFTMNFGPQHPSAHGVLRLVLELDGEVIERADPHIGLLHRATEKLAEHKTYLQNLPYMDRLDYVSMMCNEHAYCRAVEKLLGVEIPIRAQYIRTLFDEITRILNHLLWLGAYALDVGAMSVFLYCFREREDLMDVYEAVSGARMHAAYYRPGGVYRDLPERMPQYEPSPYRDARRLAELNANRQGSVLDFIEDFTRRFPGYVDEYETLLTDNRIWKQRTVGIGVVSPERAIALGFTGPMLRASGVAWDLRRSEPYAAYADLDFDIPVGKEGDCYDRYLVRVAEMRQSNRIIAQCVDWLRRNPGPVIVDDYKIAPPPRETMKTSMEALIHHFKLFTEGMAVPPGEVYAAVEAPKGEFGIYLVSDGANKPYRMKIRAPGFAHLAAMDEMARGHMIADVVAILATMDIVFGEIDR
- the nuoG gene encoding NADH-quinone oxidoreductase subunit NuoG, whose protein sequence is MPHIEIDGRELDVAAGTTILEAARQLGIYIPVFCYHPKLSIAANCRMCLVDVEKQWKPLPACATPCADGMKIQTRSAKAKAAQQGVLEFLLINHPLDCPVCDQGGECPLQDITMGYANPHSFYQEEKRVVADKDIGPLIATEMTRCIQCTRCVRFGQEIGGIMELGVVGRGEKEAISTYVAKAVSSELSGNMIDLCPVGALTSKPFRYKARSWELKHTPSLCPHCSTGCNTDVQSLGKDVLRVLPRANESVNEEWICDKGRFAYAGLAASDRGQTPLLRVNGSLQPASWAEALEVAAAGLEHLIQKHGPQAIAALISPNSSNEELFLFQALFRALGVAHIEHRLRQTDFRADAAMPLYPALNMSLEDLERERTVLLCHAFPREQQPLTNHRLRKAALAGAEIYAINTVLREFNFPVQGIFSETGNDLGLYQRLEELLRGATAQSHEGALARLATALRTAEDPLLLIGNDALQHPRAAELLLAIQRVAALAGARTGWLANAANAAGAWLLGCVPQRRPGGASVAGDRSPTWSNAHKGFVLYGVEPTYDSLDAEAARHALGQAEFVLALGHFTGHLPDSVQVFLPLASWAESAGSFINNEGRLQHYRAAVAPVGEARPGWKVLRVLADHLGIAGLAFNDLEEVQAAWHGTLGDFPLDVPAFGTFPELAMAAAEPLPEGDLRLLGDWTIYTADPLVRRANPLRRRAACRMHPDDIEARGLGSVVELQRAGGALVALPLLADAGIPRGSVWLPLGTAESVALGGVAGSCAVGRAARRQAV
- the tpiA gene encoding triose-phosphate isomerase is translated as MRPIMVAGNWKMHGLSADAQHLTQSILDAGLEPTVPEVVLFPPFTLLHTVSQVAKGTALRWGGQNLFWENQGAYTGEISGSMLRDMGCRYVLVGHSERRQLFGETDAVVLRKAQAALHTGLIPVICVGETGDERQEGKTNAVLRRQIEALTPVLEHQGGGHQPHLVLAYEPVWAIGTGLTATPEQAEEAHAFIRSLVAEHTPALAKKLLILYGGSVKANNAAALFAAEDIDGGLVGGASLQAGEFIQICRAAHSVGRGV
- the nuoK gene encoding NADH-quinone oxidoreductase subunit NuoK; this encodes MSGQPTLAAWLILGALLFSIGVVGIFLNRKNVIILLMAIEILLLAVNINFVAFSRYLGNLEGQIFVFFILTVAAAEAAIGLAILVVYFRKRHSINVDDIDELRG
- the nuoI gene encoding NADH-quinone oxidoreductase subunit NuoI, which codes for MQIRPKQWFHSFFLTELLRGMQLTGRYFFGRKFTVQYPEERTPQSPRFRGLHALRRYENGEERCISCKLCEAVCPALAITIRGEERADGTRRTTAYDIDLSKCIFCGLCEESCPVDSIVESRVFDYHAETRAELLYNKERLLANGDRLERQLAADRAADRPYR